In Pirellula sp. SH-Sr6A, the DNA window CCCTTAATTCCGCAGGTCGGGAAGAGGTCATCCTGAGTGCGACGCACGATCCGAACAGCGAGAATACCATATCGCACTTTTTGCTAAGGTTAACGGGAACAGCTGGAAAACTAATTCGAACAAACGCCCGCGGCAAAACTCGACAAGTAAGCTTTCGGGATATCGCTCGACTGGTCGTAATTGATGAAGAGACGGTTATAACTAGACGGTCTCCAATTTTGACCGGTCAATTTACGACATCCACAGTTGAGAAAGGGGTTTTTCGGTTGCTGCTGACAGGTGTTGACGATTCCGCAATCCGTGAAGAACCTAATCGACAGATTGCAAAGCAAAGAGAATCAGCCAAGTACGAGGTGATCGATAAGGTCCGCGAAAACCTGCTATCACGAATAAAGTCAATGGGAGTCGAAGGCACGAGCGATGCGTTGCGTGATCAGCTCGCAAAGTCTGATACTTACTTAGCGGAGCTAAACACCGAACTAAGTCGGAGCCAACAATCAGCGACGAATTTAGAGAATTCTAGACGTGCGAGATGGTTTGAACTGCATCGTGTAGAATCGCGGATCGCGGTTATCGAGCAGTTACAAGCTAGATTTGTATTATTGGATGAGCAATATACCTCGGACCTACGTCTCTTGGAGACAATAACAGAGGTTGGATTTCGCTTAGATCAATTGCAAGAAAATCGCTGTCCAGTGTGTGGTGCGCCGCCGGAACACCATGCGGCAGATTTCCATTCCGATAATGCAACGCCAGCGACTGTAGCCACGGCCTCTCGGGCAGAGGCAGAGCGTACTCGAGAGCTGAAAACCGATTTGGTGAAAACTCTCAACGATAACGAACGAGAACTGTCTTCTTTAAGACTCAATTTGATAAGTCTTCGAAACTCTTTGAGCGATATTGGAAAAGAACTGGACCTTGAGGCAAAACCAAGACTTCAGGAGATCATTCAGCAAATTCAAGAATCTCAAGAACGAAGGGCGGCTTTGCTCCGA includes these proteins:
- a CDS encoding AAA family ATPase, whose protein sequence is MSNFGFYLKQLTLRGAGLQDASIDFDDGLNVVTGPSDTGKTFISQCIDFMFGGSNPPEEIPEAEGYDEIFLSLVSRNDNRTHVLSRGRRGGAFALNSAGREEVILSATHDPNSENTISHFLLRLTGTAGKLIRTNARGKTRQVSFRDIARLVVIDEETVITRRSPILTGQFTTSTVEKGVFRLLLTGVDDSAIREEPNRQIAKQRESAKYEVIDKVRENLLSRIKSMGVEGTSDALRDQLAKSDTYLAELNTELSRSQQSATNLENSRRARWFELHRVESRIAVIEQLQARFVLLDEQYTSDLRLLETITEVGFRLDQLQENRCPVCGAPPEHHAADFHSDNATPATVATASRAEAERTRELKTDLVKTLNDNERELSSLRLNLISLRNSLSDIGKELDLEAKPRLQEIIQQIQESQERRAALLRVIELYEQLVELDELSDVEKSEVSTASHGAAPSVSVGEAEQFSQEVENLLREWKFPGLDRVVFSEVDQDVVISGRKRGGRGKGVRAITHSAFSIALANYCANRGMPHPSTLTIDSPLVVYREPDDDEGEFSTDVKDMFYRTLATSDLAVQVIILENDIPPDDVDAVANVIKFTGSSVGRRGFIPARQDELDTGV